In the genome of Dermacentor variabilis isolate Ectoservices chromosome 5, ASM5094787v1, whole genome shotgun sequence, one region contains:
- the LOC142583671 gene encoding uncharacterized protein LOC142583671, which translates to MVRLMIDGGSQRTFVKKEVSQKMELRVLGDETLKIMTFGNDKPSSGMKCRRVKLWLCSRHSGKKIRVEALEIPQICCDIVPAPEASTANYLDEQGLELADSTQDGAEIGLLLGSDYYWEVTTGGVRRLDSGLVAVETIFGRTLQGRTHTTESTATYVSTVGVLRVAVIGEEDQDDTAAQLKSFWQLENQVLREFRENVSSNNCRYQVSLPWKENAGDLADNKATAFSRLRSLTTKWMGNNDLMCDYDQAIRNYLQAGHAEEANELGESPLGPIYYMPHRGVVRPGSETTKLRVVFDASSKAAGKLSLNDVLFAGPNLNPNLAGILIRFRVHNVAIMSDIEKAFLQIELAESERDAVRFLWYQSTPGQSDALPPIKEYRVTRVPFGVTCSPFLLAATLSHHLKTVQEKFPRTAKILSDNLYVDDLVTGADSVEEAKRIIRESQSILKAAGMNLRKWRSNYPELIASFAETESAQKTLPELGPTKILGVEWRPDTDEFVFEMTALIGFLASRQDMKRFVLQASARIFDPFGFLSAITITAKIMFQSLWERGTA; encoded by the coding sequence ATGGTCAGGCTGATGATTGACGGCGGAAGTCAGCGCACCTTTGTCAAGAAAGAGGTTTCACAGAAGATGGAACTACGTGTGTTGGGAGATGAGACCCTGAAAATAATGACATTTGGAAACGACAAGCCGTCTTCAGGAATGAAGTGCCGCCGAGTGAAGTTATGGCTGTGCAGTCGACACAGCGGAAAAAAGATCCGCGTTGAAGCGCTTGAGATCCCACAAATCTGCTGCGACATCGTGCCAGCACCTGAAGCTTCCACCGCCAACTACCTCGATGAGCAAGGCCTCGAACTCGCCGACAGTACGCAGGATGGAGCAGAAATAGGGCTGCTGCTGGGCTCCGATTACTACTGGGAGGTCACAACCGGTGGTGTCAGGCGCCTGGACAGCGGTCTCGTAGCCGTGGAGACCATTTTTGGCAGGACCCTGCAGGGGAGAACGCACACCACAGAATCAACAGCAACGTACGTGTCCACTGTGGGAGTGTTGCGCGTGGCTGTCATCGGCGAGGAAGACCAAGACGACACTGCTGCTCAACTTAAATCGTTTTGGCAGCTCGAGAACCAAGTTTTGCGGGAATTCCGGGAGAACGTCTCCAGCAACAACTGCCGATATCAAGTTTCCCTTCCCTGGAAAGAGAATGCTGGCGATTTGGCAGACAACAAAGCCACGGCTTTCAGTAGGCTCAGGTCGTTGACGACAAAATGGATGGGCAACAATGACCTTATGTGCGATTATGACCAGGCAATCAGGAACTACCTGCAAGCTGGACACGCCGAGGAAGCGAATGAACTGGGTGAGTCCCCACTGGGGCCCATTTACTACATGCCGCACCGAGGTGTTGTCCGGCCTGGTAGCGAAACAACTAAGTTGAGAGTCGTATTCGATGCCTCCTCCAAAGCGGCGGGAAAGCTGTCACTGAACGACGTCCTCTTCGCAGGACCTAATCTAAATCCAAACCTAGCGGGCATCCTGATTCGATTCCGAGTGCATAATGTGGCCATAATGTCCGATATAGAAAAGGCTTTCCTTCAAATTGAGCTTGCAGAGAGTGAGCGCGACGCTGTCCGCTTTCTGTGGTATCAAAGTACACCAGGGCAGAGTGACGCGCTCCCTCCAATCAAAGAGTACCGCGTCACAAGGGTGCCATTCGGCGTTACATGTAGCCCGTTCCTCCTCGCAGCTACCTTAAGCCATCATCTCAAAACGGTACAGGAGAAATTTCCTCGCACCGCTAAGATCTTGAGTGACAACCTGTATGTAGACGACTTGGTTACTGGTGCCGACAGTGTAGAAGAGGCAAAGCGTATAATCAGGGAATCGCAGTCCATACTCAAGGCTGCAGGTATGAACCTCAGGAAATGGCGATCAAACTACCCAGAACTGATTGCATCGTTTGCCGAGACTGAAAGCGCCCAAAAAACTCTACCGGAGCTAGGCCCCACAAAGATTCTCGGTGTAGAGTGGAGGCCTGACACAGACGAATTCGTTTTTGAGATGACCGCCCTGATTGGATTTTTGGCAAGTCGGCAGGACATGAAGCGATTCGTATTGCAGGCCTCGGCGCGCATTTTTGACCCATTTGGCTTTCTCTCGGCCATTACCATCACGGCGAAGATCATGTTCCAGAGCCTCTGGGAGCGGGGTACAGCGTAG